A genomic region of Balearica regulorum gibbericeps isolate bBalReg1 chromosome 8, bBalReg1.pri, whole genome shotgun sequence contains the following coding sequences:
- the IL12RB2 gene encoding interleukin-12 receptor subunit beta-2, with translation MLFAWIVPAAIWFLVHFMTEACSKGNAPARKLPRGAAEICDKGNMTADTAPHVQPGTSVTLSCQLKALRYAEQCRIAIFFNSSELISNYGSSVSTKFLVHTHGKHMFTCKIVCEYKKKLICGIDIESGSPPDEPRNVSCIQHGTDSHPTCTWEKGRLTYINTTYVIQLSNGTDVFCVSEESLNKKFGSLALSKLNFDSTYTVVVAASNELGSAFSQPLVFMLIDIVKPHPPNFLVEFENSSATNCTFFWHDKAQAQHCRLRYRPLARHTWSTVESLNSEKCSLYGLEPHTAYEFQVSCKIHPERGLWSNWRTYRTWTPEAAPTGLLDVWYRQQDVGSQQQNISLFWKALSDSEARGRILRYTVTFEALGQRGPPAGEAHLTTQTSYARVTPRVGYKITVTAENSRGRSPPAAIVTELGAQDLPPPQKVSAVAMGNGSIFVSWKPPARPTASISGYVVEWADSRRTTRLEPQPAWVKLPASDLSTVIAEHIKDNVCYQISVFALYRDRAGQAASVRGYSRAEAPSAGPQMCTTPRANGVLVSWEAIPAHQQRGCITGYRIYLQKKDGEAAPDVYAVSNVTAERSMYIAPLRPGEHYALWMTASTAAGEGPWGNRELVRLESAGDWMTVVLTCSFFIFSACVCSVPPARKALRLLLSALVPQWQSKAIPDPANATWVKNYLSMKAELSLPSSLFLHSAGSFEEPKPTEVEETFVKADPPALRDKLLFGSVGSRGNGQWPPESGSGQEEPEYKALPSTTDGEVYEQQLPDLYKRIVEEVMEHTQTVSEYIANPVTDRAAPYLPLVTGTTEDHPELECDPLSVFPTTFLTPLLPYEGNLTLDTVKINCGSFTR, from the exons ATGCTATTTGCATGGATTGTGCCTGCAGCAATTTGGTTCTTGGTGCACTTCATGACag AAGCCTGCAGCAAAGGGAACGCGCCTGCTCGCAAACTGCCCCGTGGCGCCGCAGAAATATGCGACAAAGGGAACATGACCGCTGACACGGCTCCTCACGTCCAGCCTGGAACCAGCGTCACCCTCTCCTGCCAGCTGAAAGCCCTGCGATACGCTGAGCAGTGCAGGATAGctattttctttaacagctCTGAACTAATTAGCAATTACGGCAGTTCAGTAAGCACCAAGTTTCTAGTCCATACACACGGCAAACACATGTTTACGTGCAAAATAGTTTGTGAATACAAGAAAAAACTCATTTGTGGAATCGATATAGAATCTGGAA GTCCTCCAGATGAGCCGAGAAACGTGTCGTGTATCCAGCACGGGACAGACAGCCATCCCACCTGCACCTGGGAGAAAGGCAGGCTCACCTACATCAACACTACCTACGTCATACA gCTATCGAACGGGACGGATGTCTTCTGCGTTTCAGAAGAGAGCCTGAATAAGAAGTTTGGCTCGCTGGCTCTGAGCAAGTTGAATTTTGACTCTACTTACACCGTTGTGGTTGCTGCCTCCAATGAGCTCGGAAGTGCTTTTTCACAGCCACTCGTGTTCATGTTAATAGACATAG tGAAACCACATCCTCCCAACTTTTTAGTGGAATTTGAAAATTCTTCTGCGACCAATTGCACCTTCTTTTGGCACGATAAAGCGCAAGCGCAGCACTGCAGGCTGAGATACCGTCCACTTGCCAGGCACACCTGGAGCACG GTTGAAAGCTTAAATAGCGAGAAATGCAGTCTTTATGGTCTGGAGCCTCATACAGCCTACGAGTTTCAGGTCAGCTGTAAAATTCACCCCGAGCGAGGACTGTGGAGCAACTGGCGCACGTACCGAACCTGGACGCCGGAAGCAG CGCCGACCGGGCTCCTGGACGTCTGGTACCGCCAGCAGGACGTGGGCTCTCAGCAGCAGAACATCTCTCTGTTTTGGAAG GCTTTGAGCGATTCGGAGGCGAGAGGAAGAATCCTGAGGTACACCGTGACCTTCGAAGCCCTGGGCCAGCGGGGCCCCCCAGCAGGAGAAGCACACCTTACCACCCAAACCAGCTACGCCAGAGTCACGCCCAGGGTGGGCTACAAGATAACGGTGACCGCCGAGAACTCGAGGGGCAGGTCCCCCCCTGCAGCCATCGTCACCGAGCTGGGCGCCCAAG ACCTACCTCCTCCTCAGAAGGTCTCTGCCGTAGCCATGGGAAACGGCAGCATCTTTGTCAGCTGGAAACCGCCCGCCAGACCGACGGCGTCCATCAGCGGATACGTGGTGGAGTGGGCAGACAGCCGGAGGACCACGCGCCTGGAGCCCCAGCCGGCCTGGGTGAAGCTTCCGGCATCCGACCTGTCCACGGTGATAGCAG aGCACATAAAAGATAACGTGTGCTACCAGATCAGCGTATTTGCACTCTATCGGGACAGAGCTGGACAAGCAGCGTCAGTTAGGGGATACTCAAGAGCAGAAG CACCATCGGCCGGGCCCCAGATGTGTACAACGCCACGGGCAAACGGCGTCTTGGTTTCATGGGAAGCAATCCCTGCCCACCAGCAAAGGGGCTGCATCACGGGGTACCGTATATACCTGCAGAAAAAGGACGGGGAGGCAGCGCCGGACGTCTACG ccgTTTCCAACGTGACCGCCGAGCGCTCGATGTACATTGCGCCGCTGCGGCCCGGCGAGCACTACGCCCTGTGGATGACGGCATCGACGGCCGCTGGAGAGGGGCCCTGGGGCAACCGTGAGCTCGTCCGCTTGGAAA GTGCTGGGGACTGGATGACTGTTGTGCTTACCTGCAGCTTCTTCATCTTCTCAGCCTGCGTTTGTTCCGTGCCTCCGGCAAGAAAAGC GTTACGCTTGCTGCTCTCGGCCCTTGTGCCGCAGTGGCAGAGCAAAGCCATTCCGGACCCAGCTAACGCTACGTGGGTGAAGAACTACCTGTCCATGAAG GCCGAGCTGAGCTTGCCCTCCAGCCTGTTCCTGCACAGCGCCGGCAGCTTTGAAGAGCCCAAACCAACAGAAGTAGAGGAAACCTTCGTGAAGGCAGACCCCCCGGCCCTCCGGGACAAGCTGCTCTTCGGCAGCGTTGGCAGCAGAGGAAACGGCCAGTGGCCGCCGGAGAGCGGCTcggggcaggaggagccggAGTACAAGGCTCTGCCCAGCACGACGGACGGAGAGGTTTACGAGCAGCAGCTTCCCGACCTCTACAAGAGGATAGTGGAGGAGGTGATGGAGCACACGCAGACCGTTTCCGAGTACATCGCCAACCCCGTCACCGACAGAGCCGCCCCGTACCTACCCCTGGTGACAGGCACTACCGAAGATCACCCCGAACTCGAGTGCGACCCCCTCTCTGTCTTCCCAACAACTTTTTTGACACCCCTGCTTCCCTATGAAGGGAATCTTACTTTGGATACGGTGAAAATAAACTGCGGCTCTTTCACGAGGTAG